Proteins encoded in a region of the Mercenaria mercenaria strain notata chromosome 1, MADL_Memer_1, whole genome shotgun sequence genome:
- the LOC128547399 gene encoding tRNA (guanine(37)-N1)-methyltransferase-like: MIRRAFFKLRHRLYRAVIVPKFKQHRTCPSEDHDVFKHTKRKSRQNTANVTHITIFGSFDLNVFKVLGLTPSINAMDSVKQQFKPPACVKGMTTLDRSKFDDTVKVPAITVPVKNLQKVTKQLKKYGLKLKGFSPVVELEKCDPDFNSHKRYLLDPRKMELLNQLPDEIKNVLANENTRNNDIEIVDLKMSYSNWNFQEVMQAIMPDDCDNVTGFSEVGHIAHFNLRDQALPYKHIIGEVLLDKVPGVKTVVNKLNTIDNTFRTFQMELMAGEDNFVTQAKENGFTFELDFSKVYWNSRLGTEHHRMTKNLKYSDIVFDVFAGVGPFSVPATKRRATVYANDLNPYSYESLVKNIKLNNCDSSLITCSNLDGREFIETVVKDRLTAIYSEGTETEEVNVANISGIAVLMNLPALAYTFLDAFKGLLSGVENFNDKVPLPVAHCYCFTNLADASEKWGGDMNVELKHRVIDVIGGLKEEDITLRFVRDVAPQKWMMCVSFKLTREILCGTSTDDGSYDLQTYMTDEPPAKCQKLDVEADVNAV; this comes from the exons ATGATACGCAGAGCTTTTTTCAAACTGAGACACAGGTTATATAGAGCTGTCATTGTTCCGAAATTTAAACAACACCGGACATGTCCAAGTGAGGATCATGATGTTTTCAAACATACCAAACGTAAAAGCAGACAGAACACTGCGAATGTTACCCACATAACAATATTTGGATCATTcgatttaaatgtgtttaaagtACTGGGACTGACTCCATCTATAAATGCAATGGATTCAGTTAAACAACAGTTTAAACCTCCAGCATGTGTAAAGGGCATGACAACTTTGGACAGATCAAAGTTTGATGATACTGTTAAAGTTCCTGCAATTACTGTTCCAGTGAAAAATCTGCAAAAAGTCACAAAGCAGTTAAAGAAATATGGATTGAAATTGAAAGGGTTTTCACCAGTGGTTGAACTAGAGAAATGCGATCCAGATTTTAACAGCCACAAAAGGTACCTCCTGGATCCGAGAAAAATGGAGTTGTTGAATCAATTGCCTGATGAAATAAAGAATGTCCTAGCAAATGAAAATACTCGCAACAATGACATTGAAATAGTTGACTTGAAAATGTCATATAGCAATTGGAATTTTCAAGAAGTTATGCAGGCTATAATGCCAGATGATTGCGACAATGTTACAGGCTTTTCTGAAGTTGGCCATATTGCACATTTCAACCTCAGAGACCAAGCATTACCATACAAACATATCATAG GTGAGGTGCTACTTGACAAGGTTCCAGGAGTGAAAACAGTTGTAAATAAGCTGAACACAATCGACAACACTTTCCGCACATTTCAGATGGAATTAATGGCAGGGGAAGATAATTTTGTAACCCAAGCCAAGGAGAATGGCTTCACTTTTGAATTAGATTTCTCAAAAGTGTACTGGAATTCAAGGCTTG GCACAGAACATCATAGGATGACTAAGAACCTGAAGTATAGTGACATCGTTTTTGATGTGTTTGCTGGAGTTGGACCATTTTCTGTTCCAGCTACAAAAAGAAGAGCTACAGTGTATGCCAATGATTTAAATCCATACTCATATGAAAgtttagttaaaaatataaagCTGAATAATTGTGACTCAAGTCTAATTACCTGCAGTAATTTAGATGGTAGAGAGTTTATTGAAACTGTTGTGAAAGATAGATTAACAGCCATCTATTCAGAAGGAACTGAGACAGAAGAAGTTAATGTAGCAAATATATCTGGTATTGCAGTGCTCATGAATCTTCCGGCTTTAGCATACACATTCCTTGATGCATTTAAAGGTCTTCTAAGTGGTgttgaaaattttaatgataaagttCCCTTGCCAGTTGCCCATTGTTACTGTTTTACAAATTTGGCAGATGCTTCAGAGAAGTGGGGTGGTGATATGAATGTAGAGCTTAAACATCGGGTAATAGATGTGATAGGTGGCTTAAAAGAAGAGGATATCACTTTGAGGTTTGTTCGAGATGTAGCTCCACAGAAGTGGATGATGTGTGTTTCCTTCAAACTTACTAGAGAAATTTTGTGTGGAACAAGTACAGATGATGGGTCATATGACTTGCAGACTTACATGACAG